One region of Paenibacillus polymyxa M1 genomic DNA includes:
- a CDS encoding phage baseplate assembly protein V — MSLGYDQIQIYPFELVELEQLTLTKKINEHTRLYFTGIIPEDMQDSYVETTEKNTVIQVSQRNESGESKPLFSGIALSVEVKVVRDVYYLEVEAISHTYRMDIQQRTRSFQYTKMTIPQMLEQIGKDYEGLDVIDGATGGEQIGRLAIQYQETDWAFLRRMASRYHTSLMPVARFDSPKFYFGIEDSPAQVVLDHTRYTVRKQMLPFRYFQENEQAKVTENDFIFYEVETDEVLDLGAQMTFQGHSLYVVEAYTEMRQGLLRHQYVLASYKGLRQKSYYQEKLAGASLSGMVVDIRQDQVRIHLDCDEKQDVDKAHWFNYSTVYSAGGHTGWYVMPEKGDPVSLYFPGSREEDGIAGSAVRRAGRGGGHNKFSNPQMKIWRTPHGKEIRLGPDELVVTGKDGAIFIKLDDKEGIHIVSSKQVSISAGGNLSLSAGKTMSLSAGSELRMDCNGSHIQLSGSADMKGSEVKSN, encoded by the coding sequence CCTCACGAAAAAAATCAACGAGCATACCCGGCTCTATTTTACAGGAATCATCCCCGAGGATATGCAGGACAGCTATGTGGAAACGACGGAAAAGAACACTGTCATCCAGGTGAGCCAGCGGAATGAGTCTGGTGAAAGTAAGCCGCTATTCAGCGGAATTGCGCTATCGGTCGAAGTGAAGGTCGTGCGGGACGTGTACTATCTGGAGGTGGAGGCGATATCCCATACCTACCGGATGGACATCCAACAGCGTACCCGTTCTTTTCAATATACGAAAATGACCATTCCTCAGATGCTGGAGCAGATCGGCAAGGACTACGAAGGGCTGGATGTGATTGATGGAGCGACAGGTGGAGAGCAAATCGGAAGGCTTGCCATCCAGTATCAGGAGACGGACTGGGCGTTCTTGAGACGTATGGCCTCCCGGTATCATACGAGCCTGATGCCTGTGGCTCGTTTTGACAGCCCTAAATTTTATTTTGGCATTGAGGATAGTCCTGCACAGGTGGTGCTGGATCATACTCGTTATACCGTGCGCAAGCAGATGCTGCCTTTCCGTTATTTTCAGGAAAATGAGCAGGCGAAGGTGACAGAAAATGACTTTATTTTCTATGAGGTAGAAACGGACGAGGTACTGGATTTGGGAGCTCAGATGACCTTTCAGGGACACAGCTTGTATGTAGTGGAAGCCTATACCGAAATGAGACAAGGGCTGCTGCGGCATCAATATGTGCTTGCCTCGTACAAAGGCTTACGGCAAAAAAGCTACTATCAGGAAAAGCTGGCGGGAGCCTCTTTAAGCGGTATGGTTGTGGACATCCGTCAGGACCAGGTGCGCATCCATCTGGATTGCGATGAGAAGCAGGATGTAGATAAGGCACACTGGTTCAACTATTCGACGGTGTATAGTGCTGGGGGGCATACTGGCTGGTATGTGATGCCGGAAAAAGGTGATCCGGTTTCACTCTATTTTCCGGGCAGTCGTGAAGAAGATGGGATAGCGGGGAGTGCGGTTCGACGTGCAGGCAGAGGGGGCGGACACAACAAGTTTTCCAATCCGCAGATGAAAATATGGCGAACACCCCATGGCAAGGAGATTCGTTTGGGGCCGGATGAGCTGGTCGTGACGGGTAAAGACGGCGCTATTTTTATCAAGCTGGACGACAAGGAAGGCATTCATATCGTAAGCAGCAAGCAGGTAAGTATCTCGGCGGGTGGCAACTTGAGTCTATCTGCTGGGAAAACGATGAGTCTGTCCGCAGGCAGTGAGTTGCGTATGGATTGCAACGGTAGTCATATTCAATTGAGCGGATCAGCGGATATGAAGGGCAGTGAAGTGAAGTCGAATTAG
- a CDS encoding DUF4280 domain-containing protein has translation MGEAQVKPGTGAKKSYVVAGAILSCSYGTQPTRLKRPFSHGVYVKNKAQMNIGDYVPGVNIQSFGNCSSPLNPAVQASEMVDIYGVKKAPCIPVLTMPWLNGKSDVKIEGQPALTQNCTHQCLYCGHIQIENDGQELD, from the coding sequence GTGGGAGAAGCCCAAGTGAAACCGGGAACGGGTGCGAAAAAGAGCTATGTCGTGGCAGGAGCAATTTTAAGCTGTAGTTATGGCACTCAGCCTACCCGTTTGAAACGACCTTTTAGCCATGGGGTCTACGTTAAAAACAAAGCGCAAATGAACATTGGAGATTATGTACCGGGTGTGAACATCCAGTCTTTTGGGAACTGCTCCAGTCCATTAAATCCGGCTGTGCAGGCCAGTGAGATGGTGGACATCTATGGCGTGAAGAAGGCCCCGTGTATTCCGGTCCTGACCATGCCGTGGCTGAACGGGAAAAGTGACGTGAAGATCGAGGGGCAGCCCGCCTTGACACAGAACTGTACCCATCAGTGTCTGTATTGTGGTCATATCCAAATTGAAAATGATGGGCAGGAGCTGGATTAA
- a CDS encoding contractile injection system protein, VgrG/Pvc8 family encodes MSVLQNGIGYESLRFYGSFQPQHIEKLQITRAINDHAYLMVSGMLSEEQGAVCIGQNMEDEPIVILQLDEQGQSLRRLFHGIVTRLSVHCTRGVYTFELEAASHSYQMDIKLKKRSYQDIHRTYDDLVTAMVRKYQYGDAIDTVTNYAKLDTFVLQYEETDWAFLKRLASRFGSVLVPEVTAASPKVFFGMPEGKPYKVERDVFYRVRKTFHELDEGKPGERAGSYVTYVIESLLYVALGDLITLPIGSGKELVVVRAVTRLEDGLLLTRYDLQAEQDIRYARYENDQATGITLTGSVLKVQQDFIQLQLDIDPKQDLAKACWFPVATRYVAEEHSGWYDMPEIGERVELYLPTSREHEAYVADSLRQHRYTMGQPDVKAWRHAQGSGVDMSKQELTLSTSGAFSIALHEGSGITVSSPGNVQIQGGHVQLDAGQELSLEAGSALYLKGGASSMVLDGETDIKAPVIDQEGTVKAPVFVMDLPPVPEPPLMNIKAYEAAQSAAAKASSNSTAKPPTAKITSPTAQKKADALLGTVSKLLGSIPVVGVVAGVAMGAASLIGPMGIAAGSILLATAAIPVRSTGTSRAGGGGAKGGLHPLKYLANLALQGLISQYEHEQARDAYYKKWILGKVFTSARELGLPTSLEDIVPYIRKLANEVGEAYQQIPADLRQRWKVNSENYMAQQLEPKKEEKEQSWWDLMAEAQFQNSENEAIMAKQMANELEYAADVSGEVVLGSASAVVTDYSYGLMNKEYASDHPKARKTGEVIGHALTTVAGAVETVGAVGEGFLGGLITTTGVGAPVGVLAMAQSAFMGVQGTTVMYTGASNSVESTKDLYRMFESEGPSPNRSTPSKPSSSKSGKSEGTPSSQKPSKPNEKPTGTKGTGNVNLTEPSLPKGGKPKGNYTKGDSHGIKKESETADLMADQGYDIEMLDEVNGGNGYGIKESSNPDFLIEGKVFDCYAPTIETNVDNILRNITKKTKTQAERIVLNVDQFPSEKVAEIIQGILRKANPNGDLKNLKELSIVKDGEITRVFGG; translated from the coding sequence TTGAGTGTATTACAAAACGGAATCGGGTATGAAAGCCTGCGTTTTTACGGTTCCTTTCAGCCTCAACATATAGAGAAGCTTCAAATTACAAGAGCCATCAACGATCATGCATATTTGATGGTGAGCGGCATGCTGTCGGAAGAACAGGGAGCCGTATGTATTGGACAGAACATGGAGGATGAACCGATCGTCATCCTCCAATTGGATGAGCAGGGACAATCGCTAAGACGATTATTCCATGGCATCGTTACACGTCTATCGGTGCATTGCACTCGGGGCGTGTATACCTTTGAACTGGAAGCCGCCTCGCATTCGTATCAGATGGATATCAAGCTGAAAAAGCGATCCTATCAAGATATTCACCGCACCTATGATGACCTGGTCACAGCGATGGTTCGAAAATACCAGTATGGAGATGCCATTGATACCGTCACGAACTATGCCAAACTGGACACTTTTGTTTTACAATATGAGGAGACGGATTGGGCATTTTTAAAGCGCCTCGCCTCCCGCTTTGGATCGGTGCTGGTGCCGGAGGTAACGGCTGCGTCGCCCAAAGTTTTTTTCGGGATGCCGGAAGGCAAACCGTACAAGGTGGAACGGGATGTATTTTACCGGGTACGGAAAACGTTTCATGAGCTAGATGAGGGAAAGCCAGGAGAACGCGCAGGTTCGTATGTGACTTATGTGATCGAAAGTTTGCTTTATGTGGCGCTAGGGGATCTCATAACGTTACCAATTGGATCAGGAAAAGAGTTGGTCGTCGTTCGGGCAGTGACACGGTTAGAGGATGGCTTGTTGCTCACTCGTTACGATCTCCAGGCCGAACAGGATATCCGCTATGCCCGTTATGAAAACGATCAAGCTACGGGAATTACACTTACGGGTAGTGTGTTAAAGGTACAGCAAGACTTTATACAGCTCCAGTTGGATATCGACCCTAAACAAGACCTGGCTAAAGCATGTTGGTTCCCTGTGGCGACTCGCTATGTAGCGGAAGAACACAGTGGATGGTATGATATGCCAGAGATTGGGGAGCGGGTGGAGCTTTACTTGCCGACGAGCCGGGAACATGAAGCCTACGTGGCGGATTCGCTGCGGCAGCATCGCTACACGATGGGTCAGCCGGACGTCAAAGCATGGAGACATGCGCAAGGAAGCGGCGTGGATATGTCGAAGCAAGAACTGACCCTGTCCACTTCGGGAGCATTTTCGATTGCACTCCATGAAGGGAGTGGCATTACCGTCAGTAGTCCGGGAAATGTGCAGATTCAAGGCGGTCACGTGCAGCTGGATGCAGGGCAGGAGCTGTCACTTGAAGCAGGAAGTGCATTGTATCTTAAAGGCGGAGCCAGCAGCATGGTGCTGGATGGTGAAACGGATATCAAAGCCCCGGTGATTGATCAGGAGGGTACGGTGAAGGCTCCAGTGTTCGTTATGGATCTTCCTCCCGTGCCGGAACCGCCGCTGATGAATATTAAGGCATATGAAGCAGCACAATCCGCAGCCGCGAAGGCTTCATCCAACAGCACAGCAAAGCCCCCGACCGCGAAGATCACGAGCCCGACAGCTCAAAAAAAAGCTGATGCGTTGCTGGGTACGGTGTCCAAGCTGTTAGGCTCCATTCCGGTGGTGGGAGTAGTGGCAGGAGTTGCGATGGGAGCAGCATCGCTAATCGGACCTATGGGAATAGCAGCGGGTTCGATTCTGCTCGCAACCGCAGCTATTCCTGTTCGCAGCACAGGAACGAGTCGTGCTGGGGGTGGAGGTGCCAAAGGTGGTTTGCACCCGCTGAAATATTTAGCCAATTTGGCGTTGCAAGGACTCATTAGTCAATACGAGCATGAGCAAGCCAGGGATGCCTATTATAAAAAGTGGATACTAGGGAAGGTGTTTACGAGTGCACGTGAGTTAGGGTTACCCACCTCATTGGAGGATATAGTACCCTATATACGAAAGCTTGCAAATGAAGTGGGGGAAGCATACCAACAGATTCCTGCGGATTTAAGACAACGCTGGAAGGTGAATTCCGAAAATTACATGGCCCAACAGCTGGAGCCAAAAAAAGAAGAAAAAGAGCAGTCATGGTGGGATCTTATGGCGGAAGCCCAGTTCCAGAATTCGGAAAACGAAGCCATTATGGCGAAGCAGATGGCGAACGAGTTGGAGTATGCCGCAGATGTGAGTGGAGAAGTTGTATTAGGATCGGCATCAGCAGTTGTAACAGATTACTCGTATGGATTAATGAATAAGGAATACGCCTCAGATCATCCGAAGGCACGTAAAACAGGTGAAGTGATCGGACATGCCTTAACAACTGTAGCCGGAGCTGTAGAAACGGTTGGTGCTGTGGGGGAAGGATTCTTAGGTGGTTTGATAACGACTACGGGAGTAGGGGCACCCGTAGGTGTCCTTGCTATGGCACAATCTGCCTTTATGGGAGTACAAGGAACAACGGTAATGTATACCGGAGCATCTAATAGTGTTGAAAGTACTAAGGATCTTTATCGAATGTTTGAAAGCGAGGGGCCAAGTCCCAATAGATCAACGCCGTCTAAACCTTCTAGTTCGAAGTCAGGCAAGAGTGAAGGCACACCTTCTTCGCAGAAACCAAGTAAACCAAACGAAAAGCCGACTGGGACTAAGGGGACGGGTAATGTTAATCTAACAGAACCTTCTTTACCTAAAGGTGGAAAACCTAAAGGAAACTATACAAAAGGTGACTCACACGGTATTAAGAAAGAGAGTGAAACAGCCGATCTAATGGCAGATCAAGGATATGACATTGAGATGCTAGATGAAGTAAACGGTGGTAATGGATACGGAATAAAAGAGTCGTCAAATCCAGATTTCTTAATTGAAGGTAAGGTATTTGACTGTTATGCGCCAACAATAGAAACAAATGTAGATAACATTCTTAGAAACATAACAAAAAAGACTAAAACACAAGCAGAAAGAATAGTTCTAAATGTAGATCAGTTCCCTTCTGAAAAAGTCGCCGAAATTATTCAAGGGATTTTAAGAAAAGCAAATCCAAACGGTGATTTAAAGAACTTAAAAGAACTATCTATTGTGAAAGATGGGGAAATTACACGAGTATTTGGGGGATAG
- a CDS encoding pentapeptide repeat-containing protein — protein MEKPIDELNPQQQVILNQAWFLIRRDWALKFKAKQGQRIQACVEEFRGYCRDIRQEQLQGRKGKIGYITYSMLRTTWLEERPTYLVEAANALWVLDPEPIRFEWDTSWTYSYWTDLQQKLRREVEKQHVSLPELEWEQVMLEAAVHIHVLVVNMMRLAIKKAMCLPEFQELDREETFEIRVGEYMDHTISVYKEDRRALEASEIRSWLEEQEEHAYSYQALEKIQLSDGDYSQLDFRYTAFRQIEMEHSRLHGCVLVGTMWEESQLDGIDLTYSLLHGADFSGCSMKGAILDAVMGNAGYGSDAALDWEPLGFAGVDFTRASLQGARFQDAQLREAVFQDASLQRAFLNGADLTDACFAGADVSGASFKGACLIGADFTGANVQGAMFTDAQRRGAIGLEWAILEASLSHKEPSASVQARDAAGKREWLH, from the coding sequence ATGGAGAAGCCTATAGATGAGCTAAACCCGCAGCAGCAAGTCATCCTAAATCAAGCATGGTTCCTGATCCGCAGAGACTGGGCGCTGAAGTTCAAAGCGAAGCAAGGTCAGCGGATTCAAGCCTGTGTCGAGGAGTTTCGGGGATATTGCCGGGACATTCGGCAAGAGCAGCTTCAAGGAAGAAAAGGAAAGATCGGTTATATCACGTACTCCATGCTACGTACCACATGGTTGGAGGAGCGGCCTACCTACCTGGTGGAGGCAGCGAACGCTTTATGGGTACTTGATCCTGAACCGATTCGATTCGAATGGGATACAAGCTGGACATATTCCTATTGGACCGATTTGCAGCAAAAATTACGAAGGGAGGTAGAGAAGCAGCATGTTTCTCTACCGGAGCTTGAATGGGAGCAGGTCATGCTGGAGGCAGCGGTACATATTCATGTGCTCGTTGTGAATATGATGCGTTTGGCGATAAAAAAGGCGATGTGCTTACCGGAGTTTCAGGAGCTGGATCGGGAAGAAACATTTGAGATCCGTGTGGGGGAATATATGGACCACACTATATCAGTGTATAAAGAAGATCGCAGAGCGTTAGAGGCGAGCGAAATCCGGTCGTGGCTGGAGGAACAAGAAGAGCATGCCTATAGCTATCAGGCGTTGGAGAAAATCCAGCTTTCGGACGGAGATTATAGTCAGTTGGATTTCCGCTATACGGCTTTTCGCCAAATCGAGATGGAACATAGTCGCTTGCATGGCTGTGTCTTGGTTGGAACGATGTGGGAGGAAAGTCAACTCGATGGAATCGACTTAACGTACAGCTTGCTTCATGGAGCCGATTTTAGTGGATGCTCGATGAAAGGGGCTATATTAGATGCCGTTATGGGGAACGCCGGATATGGATCAGATGCTGCTTTAGATTGGGAGCCATTAGGTTTTGCTGGCGTAGATTTCACAAGGGCGAGTTTGCAGGGGGCCCGTTTTCAAGACGCACAGCTGCGAGAAGCCGTATTTCAAGATGCGTCACTACAAAGAGCGTTCTTGAACGGGGCGGATCTAACGGATGCCTGCTTTGCTGGAGCGGATGTGTCAGGTGCTTCCTTTAAAGGGGCTTGTTTGATTGGAGCTGATTTTACGGGCGCCAATGTACAAGGAGCCATGTTTACCGATGCACAGCGTAGAGGAGCTATTGGATTGGAGTGGGCAATCCTTGAGGCTTCCCTTTCACACAAAGAGCCGTCTGCGTCTGTACAGGCGAGGGATGCCGCTGGTAAAAGGGAGTGGCTGCATTGA
- the queE gene encoding 7-carboxy-7-deazaguanine synthase QueE has product MSKLPVIELFGPTIQGEGSVIGLKTMFVRLYGCDYKCSWCDSAFTWDGSSKSSIQRLTSLEIIDKLNSIGLDGCTYVTISGGNPALYNEPLYDLISELHKRSKKIIVETQGSIWKDWFNDVDILTISPKPPSSLMTTDWKVLRFIFANLQHSKVSLKVVIFDETDYLFAKKIQVLFPDIPLYLQVGNAEVTRSECIAGQLLNKLEWLFNLVINDPELQTARVLPQLHTLIWNNERGK; this is encoded by the coding sequence ATGAGTAAACTTCCAGTAATTGAGCTTTTTGGACCGACTATTCAAGGAGAGGGTTCTGTTATTGGACTGAAGACAATGTTCGTTCGTTTATATGGATGTGATTACAAATGCTCTTGGTGTGATTCAGCGTTTACATGGGATGGCTCGAGCAAATCAAGTATACAACGTTTAACCAGTTTAGAAATCATTGATAAACTGAATTCAATTGGTTTAGATGGCTGTACATATGTCACAATATCAGGTGGTAATCCTGCCCTCTATAACGAACCTCTGTATGACCTTATTTCTGAACTTCACAAAAGATCAAAAAAAATTATTGTGGAGACTCAAGGGAGTATATGGAAGGATTGGTTTAATGATGTTGACATATTAACCATTAGCCCTAAACCTCCTAGTTCTTTGATGACTACAGATTGGAAAGTTCTCCGATTTATCTTTGCGAACCTCCAACATTCGAAAGTATCTTTAAAAGTAGTTATCTTCGATGAAACTGATTATCTTTTTGCAAAAAAAATCCAAGTTTTATTTCCTGACATTCCTTTATATCTTCAAGTAGGGAATGCTGAGGTTACACGCAGTGAGTGTATTGCTGGACAGTTATTAAACAAATTAGAATGGTTATTTAACTTAGTTATTAATGATCCAGAATTGCAAACTGCTAGGGTACTTCCACAACTGCATACTCTGATTTGGAATAACGAACGGGGGAAATAG